The sequence below is a genomic window from Paenibacillus silvisoli.
GTGGATAGCCATACGCACGAAATGTGGCAACAGGTGCTGTCAATCATTCAAACGAAGCTCAGCAAGCCAAGTTTCGATACTTGGTTTAAAGCGACCAAGGCTTCGTTTAGCGGTGATTCTACCGTTATCGTGACGGCGCCGACGACTTTTGCGGCCGAATGGCTCGAAAGCCGGTATACAAAGCTTGTGCGGACCACACTGCAGGAATTTTTGGGGCGGCAATATGACATTAAGTTTGTCATTGAAGAGAACAAGCCTCCAGAGCCCGCGGAAATCCAGCCTGTCGTCATGCCGGCAGTGCAAACGGGGCCCGAAGAGCCTTTTATGCATATGCTGAATCCTAAATATATGTTCGATACGTTCGTCATCGGCGTAAACAACCGGTTCGCCCATGCCGCTTCTTTAGCTGTGGCCGAAGCGCCGGCTAAAGCGTACAATCCGCTCTTCCTTTATGGAGGCGTAGGATTGGGCAAGACGCATTTAATGCATGCGATCGGGCATTATATTTTGGAACATAACCCCAATACGCGGGTTCTTTATCTGTCTTCCGAGAAATTTACGAATGAGTTCATCAATGCGATCCGGGACAACAAGGGCGAAAGCTTCCGCAACAAGTACCGGAACATCGATGTGCTGCTCATTGACGATATTCAGTTTCTTGCCGGCAAAGAACAGACACAAGAAGAGTTTTTCCATACGTTTAACGCGCTCCACGAGGAACGCAAGCAGATCGTCATTTCCAGTGACCGTCCGCCTAAAGAAATTCCGACGCTCGAAGAACGGCTCCGTTCCCGCTTCGAATGGGGACTGATGATCGATATTCAGCCGCCGGACCTGGAGACGCGGATCGCGATTTTGCGGAAGAAGGCCAAGGCCGAGAACCTGGACATTCCGAATGAAGCGATGGCCTACATCGCCAGCCAA
It includes:
- the dnaA gene encoding chromosomal replication initiator protein DnaA; this translates as MDSHTHEMWQQVLSIIQTKLSKPSFDTWFKATKASFSGDSTVIVTAPTTFAAEWLESRYTKLVRTTLQEFLGRQYDIKFVIEENKPPEPAEIQPVVMPAVQTGPEEPFMHMLNPKYMFDTFVIGVNNRFAHAASLAVAEAPAKAYNPLFLYGGVGLGKTHLMHAIGHYILEHNPNTRVLYLSSEKFTNEFINAIRDNKGESFRNKYRNIDVLLIDDIQFLAGKEQTQEEFFHTFNALHEERKQIVISSDRPPKEIPTLEERLRSRFEWGLMIDIQPPDLETRIAILRKKAKAENLDIPNEAMAYIASQIDTNIRELEGALIRVVAYSSLINQDISSHLAAEALKDIIPTSRPKMITMQDIQQKVGELYGLKLEEFKARKRTKAVAFPRQIAMYLSRELTDYSLPKIGEAFGGRDHTTVIHAHEKISQQLKVDSELFKIVQTLTEKIKNHT